In Flavobacteriales bacterium, a single genomic region encodes these proteins:
- a CDS encoding DUF4421 domain-containing protein has protein sequence MKKILPILFLVVISSIVHANQDSDSIKHKNKPVPFLDTNYVARYKDRLVVSLYQSYRHYNFDFWQTGITDTLGLSRMNYKTHSNHSTGFGIDYDKISFSLGWKSPVDEKDEKTKGITKTFNLAFSLNGKRHRIETSIRSFQGFYDDDLIKYGLPINDSSIHYQDPSMHLQEYRGKFFWFFNKKKRFSYAAAYSNTQRQLKSAGTLLLISNVYGFRIQSDTGMVPLPASPMFGTDANINGFRSIGISLNPGFSYNLVLFKRLFANATFSWGPELQFRKISHKDGIEKTSIDLGLSALDYRGSIGYNGKYFYIYWFIMGDVNAFDPQNLSMVKSMIYQGGIFGYRFKFENKFTKWLQANKIYSWI, from the coding sequence ATGAAAAAAATCTTGCCCATTCTTTTTCTGGTTGTTATCTCTTCTATTGTTCATGCCAATCAGGATTCGGATAGTATTAAACATAAAAATAAACCGGTACCTTTTCTTGATACCAATTATGTGGCCAGGTACAAGGACCGACTCGTTGTTTCTCTATACCAAAGTTACCGTCACTATAATTTCGACTTCTGGCAAACCGGAATCACCGATACCCTCGGACTATCCCGCATGAATTATAAAACCCATTCCAATCATTCTACCGGGTTTGGAATTGATTATGATAAAATATCCTTTAGTCTAGGCTGGAAATCGCCCGTGGATGAAAAGGATGAGAAAACAAAGGGAATCACCAAGACCTTTAATCTGGCTTTTTCATTGAACGGAAAACGTCACCGCATAGAAACTTCTATTCGTTCTTTTCAGGGATTTTACGATGATGATTTAATTAAGTATGGACTCCCCATCAACGACAGCTCCATCCATTACCAGGATCCGAGTATGCATTTACAGGAATACAGAGGGAAGTTCTTTTGGTTCTTCAATAAGAAAAAAAGATTCTCCTATGCCGCAGCCTATTCCAATACACAGCGCCAGTTAAAATCCGCAGGAACATTATTGCTTATTTCCAATGTATACGGATTCAGAATTCAAAGCGATACAGGAATGGTTCCTTTGCCTGCTTCACCTATGTTTGGAACCGATGCCAATATCAACGGATTTCGTTCTATCGGTATTTCTTTAAACCCCGGCTTTAGTTATAATCTGGTTTTATTTAAACGCCTATTTGCCAATGCAACTTTTTCGTGGGGACCGGAACTTCAATTCAGGAAGATTTCACATAAAGACGGAATAGAAAAGACCTCCATCGACCTTGGTCTTTCCGCCTTGGATTATCGGGGATCAATTGGTTATAACGGAAAGTATTTCTACATCTATTGGTTTATAATGGGAGATGTAAATGCATTTGATCCACAAAATTTATCGATGGTTAAGTCCATGATTTACCAGGGTGGAATTTTTGGTTACCGTTTTAAATTTGAAAACAAATTCACCAAGTGGCTTCAAGCCAATAAAATTTATAGCTGGATATAA
- a CDS encoding aconitate hydratase produces the protein MAFDIEMIKKVYAELPGKVEAARKMLGRPMTLAEKILYAHLADQLPSSSYERGKSYVDFNPDRVAMQDATAQMALLQFMQAGRPKVAVPSTVHCDHLITAKDSSKADLDRAVKVNKEVYDFLSSVSNKYGIGFWKPGAGIIHQVVLENYAFPGGMMIGTDSHTVNAGGLGMIAIGVGGADACDVMAGLPWELKMPKLIGIRLTGKMNGWTSAKDVILKVAGILTVKGGTDKVVEYFGPGAESLSCTGKGTICNMGAEIGATTSTFGYDDSMARYLISTGRADVAELANSVKAHLTGDAEVYANPEKYFDEVIEINLSELEPHLNGPFTPDLATPISKMKEEAQKNGWPTKVEVGLIGSCTNSSYEDIARSASLAKQAVDKKLKTKAQFTITPGSEQVRYTIERDGFISIFNNIGANVFANACGPCIGMWDRAGAEKAEKNTIVHSFNRNFAKRADGNPNTYAFVASPELVTALAIAGDLTFNPLTDTLTNENGEQVKLDPPSGDELPKTGFAVEDAGYQAPAADGSKVNVLVDPASDRLQLLDPFAAWEGVDIKGLKLLIKVKGKCTTDHISMAGPWLKYRGHLDNISNNMLIGAVNFFNEKTDNVKNQLTGAYDSVPKVQRAYKAERIGSLVVGDENYGEGSSREHAAMEPRHLGVRAVLVKSFARIHETNLKKQGMLALTFANKEDYNKIQEDDHFDIVGLTSFAPGTPLTLVIHHSNGSSEEIKVNHSYNAQQIEWFKAGGALNIIRASLKA, from the coding sequence ATGGCTTTCGACATTGAAATGATTAAGAAAGTGTATGCTGAACTTCCCGGTAAAGTTGAAGCTGCACGTAAAATGTTAGGTCGCCCCATGACCCTGGCAGAAAAAATCCTTTACGCCCACCTGGCAGATCAGCTTCCTTCATCTTCGTATGAGCGTGGTAAATCGTATGTGGATTTTAATCCTGACCGGGTTGCCATGCAGGACGCAACAGCTCAAATGGCATTGTTGCAATTTATGCAAGCAGGTCGTCCGAAAGTTGCTGTTCCTTCAACCGTGCATTGCGATCACTTAATTACTGCAAAAGACAGTTCAAAGGCCGACCTCGACCGCGCTGTTAAAGTCAATAAAGAAGTTTATGATTTTCTTTCTTCCGTATCGAATAAATACGGAATTGGGTTCTGGAAACCGGGTGCAGGAATTATTCACCAGGTGGTATTAGAGAACTATGCATTTCCCGGTGGGATGATGATTGGTACCGATTCGCACACTGTTAATGCAGGTGGATTGGGAATGATTGCCATTGGTGTAGGTGGAGCGGATGCGTGTGATGTAATGGCAGGTCTTCCATGGGAACTAAAAATGCCAAAATTGATTGGTATTCGTTTAACCGGAAAAATGAATGGCTGGACATCTGCAAAAGATGTTATTTTAAAAGTAGCAGGAATCCTCACCGTTAAAGGTGGAACTGATAAAGTGGTAGAATACTTTGGTCCCGGAGCAGAATCCTTATCCTGTACAGGTAAAGGAACCATTTGTAACATGGGAGCAGAAATTGGAGCAACCACTTCCACTTTCGGTTACGACGATTCAATGGCCCGCTATCTCATTAGCACTGGTCGCGCAGATGTTGCTGAACTTGCAAACAGTGTAAAAGCGCACCTTACCGGTGATGCTGAAGTGTATGCAAATCCTGAAAAATATTTTGATGAAGTCATTGAAATTAACCTCAGCGAATTAGAGCCACACCTGAATGGTCCGTTCACTCCGGATCTTGCCACTCCTATTTCTAAAATGAAAGAGGAGGCACAGAAAAACGGATGGCCAACCAAAGTTGAAGTTGGATTAATTGGTTCTTGTACCAACTCATCCTATGAAGATATTGCGCGTTCTGCTTCATTAGCGAAACAGGCAGTAGATAAAAAATTAAAAACGAAAGCTCAATTCACCATCACTCCAGGTTCCGAACAAGTTCGTTATACCATTGAGCGCGATGGATTCATCAGCATCTTTAACAACATCGGCGCAAATGTATTTGCGAATGCTTGCGGTCCATGTATCGGTATGTGGGATCGTGCAGGTGCTGAGAAAGCTGAGAAAAACACCATTGTACATTCTTTCAACCGTAACTTCGCTAAACGTGCAGATGGAAATCCAAATACCTATGCATTCGTTGCATCTCCGGAATTAGTAACTGCTTTAGCTATTGCGGGCGACTTAACATTTAATCCGCTTACCGACACACTCACTAACGAAAACGGAGAACAGGTTAAACTTGATCCACCAAGTGGTGATGAATTGCCTAAAACCGGATTTGCCGTAGAGGATGCCGGATATCAGGCTCCTGCTGCCGATGGTTCCAAAGTAAATGTATTGGTAGATCCTGCATCAGATCGTTTACAATTATTAGATCCGTTTGCTGCCTGGGAAGGTGTAGATATTAAAGGATTAAAACTTCTCATTAAGGTAAAAGGTAAATGTACTACCGACCATATTTCAATGGCTGGTCCATGGTTAAAATACCGTGGTCACCTCGACAATATCTCCAACAATATGTTGATTGGAGCGGTAAACTTTTTCAATGAAAAAACCGACAACGTAAAAAATCAATTAACCGGCGCTTACGACAGCGTTCCGAAAGTACAGCGCGCCTATAAAGCTGAGCGAATTGGTTCATTGGTTGTGGGTGATGAAAACTATGGAGAAGGATCATCGCGCGAACATGCAGCCATGGAGCCTCGTCACCTCGGTGTACGTGCTGTTCTGGTAAAATCGTTTGCACGTATTCACGAAACCAATTTGAAAAAACAAGGAATGCTGGCTTTAACTTTTGCCAATAAAGAGGACTACAATAAAATTCAGGAAGACGATCATTTCGATATCGTTGGATTAACCTCTTTTGCTCCTGGTACTCCACTTACTTTGGTTATTCACCATAGCAATGGATCATCCGAAGAGATTAAAGTAAATCACAGCTATAATGCTCAACAAATTGAGTGGTTTAAAGCAGGTGGTGCACTTAATATTATTCGTGCCAGCTTAAAAGCATAA
- a CDS encoding glycosyltransferase family 4 protein — protein MLFIDWYLPGFKAGGPIRSVANMVTALRDEYEFLVVTRNTDYTSAEPYTGIISDAWNDGPNGEKIYYFSEGQLNRKNLRRLIADTDFDMVYINGIYSWNFSILPLILCRKYGAKKRIIVATRGMLAESAIEVKSGKKKLFLNLARFAGIYKNVVFHATNEIEASDIQKAIHASAKILVADNFPVKRIIPVSRLSKKKKDSLRMVCIARVAPEKNIDFGISVMADAWATPMSMDVYGPIYDLNYSEKCMDMARHLPAGIEVDFRGPVEPKHIPSLLMEYDLLFFPTRGENFGHVIIESLMSGTPVLTSDQTPFKNAGGVESVALNPVLMKEALLRWYRMGNEEHQHHINAALAEARKKNDTSPLVERYRLLLGK, from the coding sequence TTGCTGTTTATTGACTGGTACCTCCCTGGTTTTAAAGCCGGAGGACCCATCCGATCCGTGGCCAATATGGTTACAGCACTTCGTGATGAGTATGAGTTTCTGGTGGTTACCCGAAATACGGATTATACCTCTGCTGAACCTTATACGGGAATTATTTCAGACGCCTGGAATGATGGTCCAAACGGTGAAAAAATTTATTATTTCTCCGAGGGCCAACTGAACCGTAAAAATCTGCGCCGTTTAATTGCGGATACCGATTTTGACATGGTTTATATCAACGGAATTTATTCCTGGAATTTTTCTATTCTGCCTCTGATTCTTTGCCGGAAATACGGTGCAAAAAAACGGATTATTGTCGCCACCCGGGGGATGCTGGCTGAATCGGCTATAGAGGTTAAATCGGGCAAAAAAAAGTTATTTCTGAACCTTGCCCGCTTTGCGGGTATTTATAAAAATGTGGTTTTTCATGCCACCAACGAAATTGAAGCAAGCGATATTCAAAAAGCCATTCATGCAAGTGCAAAAATTCTGGTAGCAGATAATTTTCCGGTGAAGCGAATTATTCCTGTTTCTCGTTTATCGAAAAAGAAAAAAGACTCCTTGCGCATGGTTTGTATAGCCAGGGTTGCCCCGGAAAAAAATATCGATTTCGGAATTAGCGTAATGGCAGATGCCTGGGCCACACCCATGAGTATGGACGTATATGGTCCGATTTATGATTTAAACTACAGTGAAAAATGCATGGATATGGCTCGCCACCTCCCTGCAGGTATTGAGGTAGATTTCCGAGGACCGGTGGAACCAAAACATATTCCTTCTTTACTGATGGAATATGATCTTTTATTCTTTCCCACCCGGGGTGAAAATTTTGGACACGTAATCATCGAAAGTTTAATGTCGGGAACTCCGGTTTTAACTTCCGATCAAACGCCGTTTAAAAATGCCGGTGGTGTGGAAAGTGTTGCATTGAATCCTGTCCTGATGAAAGAGGCCTTGTTGCGATGGTATAGAATGGGGAATGAAGAACACCAGCACCATATCAATGCTGCTTTAGCAGAAGCCCGTAAAAAAAACGATACCTCCCCGTTAGTGGAGAGGTATCGCCTTTTGTTGGGTAAGTAA